The genomic region CGAAGTTTGGAAAGTTGAGTAAATATGTTCTCAAGCCCACCAAATCCACCTTTCCCATCGGTGAAATCAAGTTTAATTCCGAGTTTAGCCCCCTTCAGTAAATCATTCGCATCACCAACTTTCTTCATATTGAGACCAGCTTGGACTACTTTTCTCAGGGCGTTACCCGCTGACTCACCCTTCATGCCCATCTGATCCATCATGACGCTGATTGGAGCTAATGCCTTAGCCGCCAATAAACCATCTTTATTGACCATTTTCATGATCGAGCTTGTTTTAGTGAAGAACGACAACATATTCGTGTCATCGACTCCAAGATAAAATGCTTTCTGAATAGTATCAAAAAGCCCCATCATATCTTTTGAAGTCGTTCCGGTGGCATCCTGCATTTTAGCCGCAAACTCTGCTGCTGCTTCAGGTGTTTTCTTCAACTGAACAGCCAAGTAAGCTGATGCCTCTCCAACCCCACCCAAAATATTCTCAGCAGGAATACCTTGACGAACCAGCATTTGCATCATGTTTTGGAAATCAGCAGTGGTCCCAGGCAATTTGTTTCCAAGACCAATAGCCAGAGTGTTTATTCTCTCGAACGTTGAATTTACCTGACCGTTAGCCCCCATCATAGCTACTTTAAGCCCTGTTGCGGCATCTTCCTGTTTTGCAAAGGCAACCATTGATGCAGCAAGTCCCGCCCCAAGACTTGCTGCCATCGCTAAACCCCCCTTTCCCATATCCTCTGCATCGCGCCGAAATTTGCGTATATTTTTTTGCATCCTACCCAGCGCGGGGGACAATTTGTCTACGCCAGTAATCAACGCTTTTAATTCAAACTCAGCCATCTGATCGCTCCCGCTCAATCCTGTTAGCCTGTTCTATCAGCAACTGGATACTGGATAATGGTTTGCTTAAAGCCATAAAAGGATCGATGCGCCAATATTTGGCGCAATCGAAATACAGATTAATGATGGAGTCGGCTGTCAGGCCTGAAGGAAAAAACCGGCCACCAGCCAACTTGCCGAGTTGAGATCAGAAGGAGACATTTCATCAACGGTGCTCGGCGGTACATTTGCCAGACGTTGGATATACTTAGTAATCACAACAGCATTGAGTAGGATTGACTGGTCAGAGTCCAACTTGTAAGGAAAGCCTAACTCGCGAACGTCTTTACCAGTCGGTTCTGAGAATTCAAGAACAGAGATAGTCTCGCCGTGCGCTCTTACTGGTTTATTCAGCGTAAGTTCCTGCATTACTGGTAATCTCCTTCTTCACCGTGAAATTCAAGGTCTACCGTGCCTTCTTCAGCATTATGGTTTGCTTCTCCATGCAGCCAGGCGGACGACAAAACATAGACCTGACCGTTCGCCAGTTCGGCGGTAATAGTCATTTGATCTGCTGTTGTAATTTTGCTGACGGGAAAATCCTTCGGTACCTTGTAAGTACCCTTAACATAAGGTGCGCGGTGCGTTTCTTTGCGATCCACGGAACCATCCAGCCCAATGACATCATCATTGACCTTCGTGTTCATCGGCACCTCAATGCCGCCGGTCATTGATAGCTGCTGACCGTCTACTTTGAAATAACAGGTACCACCAATCTTCGCCATTATGCGGCCTCCTCTGGATACTGAAGACGGAACTGGTTAACCACTGCAAAGACGCGCAACTGGTTGACATAATCAGGTGGGAACAGCGTGTTCAGGCGGTTCGGATCATTAGCATCACGCTCAACAATCAGGTACTTCTTGAAGAGCTCATAATTTTCAACGATGCCCGCACGTTCCAGCTGGCGATACGTTGCCAGTAACTCACCTTTGATGACCGACGGCGTCACAATTGCCTGACCGGGGCCAAAACGGGTACCGTCGTTCGCCAGTTTATGACGGCCGTATTTACTGGTAATCACTGACTTGAGGCGGCGCAGAACGTATGCGCTGGTATGCAGGGTTTCGCTGTCAAGATAACTGTTATCCGCAGAACCATACGCGTTTTTCTTATACGTGGTGACATCGCGCTGAACGCGCAGAATGCCGCTTTCAACATATGCGGTAGCGACACCATGCGACAAAAGAGACTGCTGCTCTGTCATGGTAAAGCGCTTGCCCTTCGGGGCTGGCAACATACCAACCAGCTCCCCGGTCTGTGTCGGTCGTGCCGGGTCATTACGGATGAATACCGCAGCACGAGCGGTGCGACTTGCCGCCAGTTCATCGGCAGGCGTCTGGGTCTCCTTCTCGTAACCGGACAGGGTAATATGCTGAAGATTGAACATATCTCCGGCGGTAACCAGCTCGGAAAGCGTACCCAGCTTGGCTGTGTACACATGGCCATACAACTGGCGGGCATAACTCCAGCGACCGCTGGTATCGTTCATTTCGTTCGACAGCGTGTTCACAGAAGCCGTATCACTGAAAGGATGACCGATATAGTCAAACGGTTCATCGGCCATCGCCGCGATCGTTCCAGTAAGCACCGGCGCACTGGTTCCTGCCGTACCAGACGCCACTGCAATCTGAATACCTGCCGGAAGCACCTCACCACCACCAAAACCGTAATAATTCAGAGATACAGGAATTTCATTACCGCACAAACCTTTATGGCGAGCGGTCAGTGTAACCACGCCAGCGGCCGCAGCAGAGGTGAACGGAAGGTCGGCATTGGCATTGATTGCCGTACTGATCGCAGTAGCAACGGCGGCAACATCATCACCATTGATTACTGCAGCCTGCACACGGGTGCGTCCGATATAAAGATTCACTGTACCGGTTTCCGTCGCGGCGCCTGTCACTGTAATCGTTACAGTCGCGGCAGCACCTGTGGCTTCCGGTACCGCGATAATGTACAACTCACCAAACGGATCGGTTTCACGGTATGCGGTAACCATGCGGGCTAGCTGGCTACCCGGACCGCAAATCTGACGCGCATAATCTTTAGAAGGCATCAGGATCAGACTTTCCTTCTCAATCGTCGCGTCCGCATTGGCGTAGCCGATCAAAAGAGCGGGACCGGAATCCTGGGTGGTATTCGCCGCCGAGCTATCCATTTCCGCATAAAACAGCGGTACCAGCGTGCTCGATGGGATGGTGTTCATACTAATCGTCATTGGCTTTCACCTTTTTATTAACGCGCCGAACATCACCAGCCGCGACGCGCCGCAGCCAGTAGTTATTCTCTTCAACATTTCGCCCTTCAGAGGGCAAAAGGTCGCCTCGGGCAGGGTCAGGAACTGACCGCCCTTTTGCGGGTTTTACAAACATATGGCCTCTCAGGAAGGGAGATTTATTTCAGTGTGAAGCTCAATATCGCCATCAGGACCACTCCCCGGATCAATAAAGTCCACATCAATGGAAAGCGTTCTGAATTCATCAAGGCTATTAAGCTCATCCTGTTGACGCGTATCATCCTCAGTCAGCTCATTCTCAACAGTGAAATCGAACTGATAGCTGAGTTCGTGGCGATTCACATCCAGTAATGTTCCACCGGCATAGGTGACAGGGTTTCCGCGCTCCTCCGGATTCCATCCGAGAAGTGCTTTGAACAACACCTGCCGGATGTCGTGGACCACATCGTATGATGCGAACTGCCCTCGCTCATCCCGGCCATTACTGACAAAAACAATCACCGAGAAACTCTCGGTAAGATCCTGCCAGTAATCTGTCTGGCTTTTTTGCTCTCCGGGGGAATCATCACCGGGAACAACATATGCCGCCGGGAGTCGCATTTTTCCGATTTCAGGCAGATCTTTAAACTGAGCAGCACCGGCTACTCGATTTTCGAAAACGGGGCAGTTTGCCCGTAACGTTGCAATGATGGGTGAAAGTTTCATCAGCGGCGTTTCTCCGGCTTAAGTGACTGACGCAACTCACGGGCAAGGTAGTACCGCGTCCACGGACTGTTTTTTTGTAGTGTCTCAACCATGAAGTTATTACGCGGAGCAAGACGCCAGCCGCTACCGCCAGACGCTCCACGATGATGACTACGCTGACGACGTGCACCGCCACGAACACCGTAAAAAAGAAACGCCGGGTAAAAGTCGCCGGTGATCAGTCTGTTTCCCTGCCCGTTTCGCTGGTTTGGTGCAATACGGGTCATAAACCCCGGGCGTCGCCCGCTTGCTTTTGGCACCATATAGCCGATGGATTTCGCCAGTCGACCAGTCTGGTAACCAGGGTTTTCACCACCTTCTGATCGCCCACGACGCATTACCAGCCGGCGCGCATCACGCATGTGCCTCTGCCCGATATGGACAAACGCCCTCCGCACCCGCGCGCGGTTGAAGCGCATTTCCTTTGGTTGCTGAAAATCAACGTGTAAAAAGGGTTGTGCCATTACCGCTCCCTCCGGTTGATGCTGGCTCCGCGCCCAGTACAGTGCATTCAAGCAACAGGAACCGCCGTTTACTGTTCAGGTCCCGAACCCGCTTAACGCGATAAACCTCATCCCCCTGAACCACCTCAAAATCGCTGGTAATCCCCCGGCGATAACGCAAAGTGATGTAGTGAGTGATGGCATTATCCGTCTGGGCTGTCTCCTGGTATGTGGTCGCGCTGGTCTGTACCACCTTCGCCCACGCTTTATACGAAATGGGGTAAACCGGCATTGTGCCAAGGTCATCAGAAGGTGAGTCAACCCGCTGACGGATAAGCACCCGTTTATCAAGTTCCCCGGGGTCTGGCAGCAGATAAGTTGCGCTGGTCTGCGCTTGTCGTAGCTTCATAGCGGAATAAACCTGTATGGCCCAACCAGCCAGTTATACGCCAACGGCATTTCGCTCTTTTCAACTTCACTGACCGAAGACCGGTTTTCATAGTAATGAGTTAACAGCAGGAGCATTCCCAGTTTTACATCATCAGTCAGAACCAGTCCTTCTGTATCTTCCTCCGGAATGGCTTCATCTTTCTCGTATAGTTTACGGTTCAAAAATGATTCTGTTCGCGCCTGTACCGCGCTACCAAGCAGTTCGAGAAAAGGATCCTCATCAGTAAAATCTTCATCCAGCCGCAGCTGCGCCTTGATTTCTGGGAGTGTCAGCAGCATAGATATCTCCATGCCCGCCAGACGGCGGGCATAAAAAAACCGCTTTCGCGGTACTGGTTACATCAGGTTTTCGGTTATGCCGGCTTGCCCACCAGCGCTTTGATGGCTGCCACGTCTTCAAGGACGCAGTCAAAACGGTGAAATGCCAGGAATGCTGTTTGATCGTACTCAGCATAACGTTCAACCAGGCGCTTCAGCGTCATATAGGTGATACGACGAATAATGAAGCGGTCGAAGTCACCGAGAAACGCGAATTTCTTACCCGCAGCAATACCATCAATAGCCTGGTCAATAACATACGGGATATTCAGGATCGTTGCCGGGGTGCCGCCTGCGACATCCGGTAACCACAGTGGGCGATTCTGACCGTCTACCATTTCTTCAATCACCTGAAGGGTCGAATCATTAAATGCCCAGCGGTATTTAGGGCCACCACGGTAAGCCGGATCAATAGCATGTTTCAGCTTGTTCATTTCCTGCCAGGTGAATGTTGCGGCAGCAGCAGTATTTACAGTACCGGTGACCGACGCGACCAGGCCTTTAGGCTGTACCGGTGTACCTGCGCCGGTTCCCTGAACAAGATATTTGGCTTCACCGCGCCCAATTCGCTGGCCAATACGCGCAGCCAGGTACGCTTCGATATCAACACCACTATCCTGTAATAGCTCATTGGATACACGGATGATTTTGGACGACAACTTTTTAGCGCCCAGAATCGCAGTGCCGAAACTTACATCCTCTTCAGATGCTTCGGTGTTTTCACCCAGGAGTTCGCCTTCTTCCGCAGTACCGTCGGAGGTCGACCAGGTAATATCCTGACCATTCGAAGTATTGAGGATCTGCGCCACGCTGGCGATTCCACCATAGGCTTTCATCGAGTCGACGATTTTATTCAACATCTGCGTCGGTACGGTGTAACCACCTTTAGCGTCCGGCGTCGTACCCTGGGCCCGCAGCTCTTTAACTGCCTGACGCTCTTCAGCGGACAGTTCGCTGAAGCCGTGACGCAGGAACTTATCAA from Citrobacter sp. RHB25-C09 harbors:
- a CDS encoding DUF2635 domain-containing protein, with amino-acid sequence MFVKPAKGRSVPDPARGDLLPSEGRNVEENNYWLRRVAAGDVRRVNKKVKANDD
- a CDS encoding phage tail sheath subtilisin-like domain-containing protein, yielding MTISMNTIPSSTLVPLFYAEMDSSAANTTQDSGPALLIGYANADATIEKESLILMPSKDYARQICGPGSQLARMVTAYRETDPFGELYIIAVPEATGAAATVTITVTGAATETGTVNLYIGRTRVQAAVINGDDVAAVATAISTAINANADLPFTSAAAAGVVTLTARHKGLCGNEIPVSLNYYGFGGGEVLPAGIQIAVASGTAGTSAPVLTGTIAAMADEPFDYIGHPFSDTASVNTLSNEMNDTSGRWSYARQLYGHVYTAKLGTLSELVTAGDMFNLQHITLSGYEKETQTPADELAASRTARAAVFIRNDPARPTQTGELVGMLPAPKGKRFTMTEQQSLLSHGVATAYVESGILRVQRDVTTYKKNAYGSADNSYLDSETLHTSAYVLRRLKSVITSKYGRHKLANDGTRFGPGQAIVTPSVIKGELLATYRQLERAGIVENYELFKKYLIVERDANDPNRLNTLFPPDYVNQLRVFAVVNQFRLQYPEEAA
- a CDS encoding phage major capsid protein, which gives rise to MKLHELKQKRNTIATDMRALHEKIGDATWTDEQRTQWNAAKSELDALDEQIGRLEELRRLDQAHVEDHEDEQRRQQRNNTPEEQSAERRAAAFDKFLRHGFSELSAEERQAVKELRAQGTTPDAKGGYTVPTQMLNKIVDSMKAYGGIASVAQILNTSNGQDITWSTSDGTAEEGELLGENTEASEEDVSFGTAILGAKKLSSKIIRVSNELLQDSGVDIEAYLAARIGQRIGRGEAKYLVQGTGAGTPVQPKGLVASVTGTVNTAAAATFTWQEMNKLKHAIDPAYRGGPKYRWAFNDSTLQVIEEMVDGQNRPLWLPDVAGGTPATILNIPYVIDQAIDGIAAGKKFAFLGDFDRFIIRRITYMTLKRLVERYAEYDQTAFLAFHRFDCVLEDVAAIKALVGKPA
- a CDS encoding phage tail tube protein, with product MAKIGGTCYFKVDGQQLSMTGGIEVPMNTKVNDDVIGLDGSVDRKETHRAPYVKGTYKVPKDFPVSKITTADQMTITAELANGQVYVLSSAWLHGEANHNAEEGTVDLEFHGEEGDYQ
- a CDS encoding phage head closure protein produces the protein MKLRQAQTSATYLLPDPGELDKRVLIRQRVDSPSDDLGTMPVYPISYKAWAKVVQTSATTYQETAQTDNAITHYITLRYRRGITSDFEVVQGDEVYRVKRVRDLNSKRRFLLLECTVLGAEPASTGGSGNGTTLFTR
- a CDS encoding phage tail assembly protein, which produces MQELTLNKPVRAHGETISVLEFSEPTGKDVRELGFPYKLDSDQSILLNAVVITKYIQRLANVPPSTVDEMSPSDLNSASWLVAGFFLQA
- a CDS encoding head-tail connector protein, which codes for MLLTLPEIKAQLRLDEDFTDEDPFLELLGSAVQARTESFLNRKLYEKDEAIPEEDTEGLVLTDDVKLGMLLLLTHYYENRSSVSEVEKSEMPLAYNWLVGPYRFIPL